The proteins below come from a single Agrococcus beijingensis genomic window:
- a CDS encoding DUF3800 domain-containing protein has product MAAPRELSIFIDESGDFGPVQKHSPFYVLSVVLHDQSDDIAGQLDKIHAALRARGLSVDHAIHTGPLIRREHDYRWLDLPARRSIFRVLVDFVRLCEVTHHSWAFSKRELDDTDKLVTAMSRAVGTFIRENLAYFSKWDRVVIYYDNGQREITNLVNSVFNAHLSNVEVRKVVPSDYSLFQAADLCCTLTLLREKVATVGLSNSEQDFFSTPKDSAERALKKGYFKTMDRKRFGT; this is encoded by the coding sequence ATGGCTGCCCCGCGTGAACTCAGTATCTTCATCGATGAGTCAGGGGACTTCGGTCCCGTGCAGAAGCACTCCCCGTTCTACGTGCTGAGCGTCGTCCTGCACGATCAGAGCGACGACATCGCTGGTCAGCTCGACAAGATTCATGCTGCCTTGCGAGCGCGCGGGCTCTCGGTGGATCACGCCATCCACACCGGGCCGCTGATCCGGCGCGAACACGACTATCGCTGGCTGGATCTGCCGGCTCGGCGATCCATCTTCCGCGTATTGGTCGACTTCGTCCGCCTCTGCGAAGTGACGCACCACTCGTGGGCGTTCAGCAAGCGGGAGCTGGACGACACGGACAAGTTGGTGACGGCGATGTCTCGCGCGGTCGGAACCTTCATCCGCGAAAATCTCGCTTACTTCAGCAAGTGGGATCGAGTCGTGATCTACTACGACAACGGGCAGCGGGAGATCACAAACCTGGTCAACAGCGTCTTCAACGCCCACTTGTCCAACGTCGAGGTCAGGAAGGTCGTGCCGTCCGATTACAGTCTCTTCCAGGCAGCAGACCTGTGCTGCACATTGACGCTGCTTCGCGAGAAAGTCGCGACAGTGGGTCTGTCGAACTCTGAACAGGACTTCTTCTCGACGCCAAAGGACAGCGCCGAACGCGCCCTGAAGAAGGGCTACTTCAAGACGATGGATCGTAAGCGGTTCGGTACGTGA
- a CDS encoding Bug family tripartite tricarboxylate transporter substrate binding protein, with protein METQDQPTGKRRRVPRAAQLVIGAVASVAMIATLTVTGLEQRSDAASGYQAALGGRQLSIMAPANPGGGWDQTSRAVQASLADIVGRSEVYNVGGAGGTIGLPQFVRHSGEANELMVTGAIMVGAILTNESEASLEDVDMLARLTTEYLVVAVPASSPIQTMEELGDAMAADVGSVSIAGGSAGGVEQVLAGLIAQAVGADPAQVSYVAHSGGGEALTTMLSGSSTAGISGISELAPYIADGSMRALAVSSPEELETLPGVPSLRESGIDVELQNWRGIAAPRGLEDDERAALVSMLDEMRDSETWRQILDDRGWGDAYLTGPELEAFIDEEQQTTEQVLRSIGLVD; from the coding sequence ATGGAGACACAAGACCAGCCCACGGGCAAGCGCAGGCGCGTGCCCCGCGCTGCCCAGCTCGTGATCGGCGCAGTCGCGAGCGTCGCGATGATCGCGACCCTGACCGTGACCGGGCTCGAGCAGCGCTCCGACGCGGCATCCGGCTACCAAGCCGCGCTCGGCGGCCGCCAGCTCAGCATCATGGCGCCGGCCAACCCCGGCGGCGGCTGGGATCAGACCTCCCGAGCCGTGCAGGCCTCGCTCGCCGACATCGTCGGCCGCAGCGAGGTCTACAACGTCGGCGGCGCCGGCGGCACCATCGGGCTGCCGCAGTTCGTGCGGCACTCCGGCGAGGCCAACGAGCTCATGGTGACCGGCGCGATCATGGTCGGCGCGATCCTCACCAACGAGTCGGAGGCGTCGCTCGAAGACGTCGACATGCTCGCCCGCCTCACCACCGAGTACCTCGTGGTGGCGGTGCCGGCGAGCTCGCCGATCCAGACCATGGAAGAGCTCGGGGATGCGATGGCCGCCGACGTCGGATCGGTCTCCATCGCGGGCGGCTCGGCAGGCGGCGTCGAGCAGGTGCTCGCCGGGCTGATCGCGCAGGCCGTCGGCGCCGACCCGGCACAGGTCTCGTACGTCGCCCACTCCGGCGGCGGGGAAGCGCTGACCACGATGCTCTCCGGCAGCTCGACCGCGGGCATCTCGGGCATCTCAGAGCTCGCCCCCTACATCGCCGACGGCTCGATGCGCGCGCTCGCGGTCTCGAGCCCCGAGGAGCTCGAGACGCTGCCCGGCGTGCCTTCGCTGCGGGAGAGCGGCATCGACGTCGAGCTGCAGAACTGGCGCGGCATCGCGGCGCCCCGCGGCCTCGAGGACGACGAGCGCGCAGCGCTCGTCTCGATGCTCGACGAGATGCGCGACTCGGAGACCTGGCGCCAGATCCTCGACGACCGCGGCTGGGGCGACGCCTACCTGACCGGCCCCGAGCTCGAGGCCTTCATCGACGAAGAGCAGCAGACAACCGAGCAGGTACTCCGCTCGATCGGATTGGTGGACTGA